The Acidobacteriota bacterium DNA segment TCGCCCACACGCGCCGGTATCCGTCCTTGACCTGGAGGACCTGGGTGTCGGTCGGGCGCAGCAGGGCGTCGTACTGCCGTTCGAGCCCTTCGGCGACCGATCCGTCCTCGGTCACGAAGCCGAGCAGCGATGCGGCGAGCGGCCCGTTCGGATAGCGGCGGCGAAAGCCGGGCGACAGATGGACGGCGGTTTTGGGCACGACGTGCTTGTGGACGAGCGCCAGGATCTCCTTCTCGCACCGCGGATCGCAGTCTCGCGTGACGAGCTCCCACGGATCGTCCGGACGGGAGGTGAGGCGGCCCGGCCGAACGCGGGCGGCCCTCTCGATCGCCGCCAGCGCGCGGCGCTCGATCCGCTTCGGCTCGACCACGAGCACCCTCGTGGGGACGCTGATCGCGAGGATGCGGCCGTCCCTGTCGACGATCTCGCCCCGCGGGCCGGGGACGAGCACCCGCTCGCTCGCTTGCGCCCGGGCGAAGGCCGCCAGGCGCTCGTGGGCGAGGACCTGCAGCTCCACGAGGCGGGCGGCCAGCAGCGCGCTCGCGGCGAGCGTCGCCAGCATGAGCGTCCGGCGCCTCCGGCGCCACTTCCGCTCCCGGGGAATCACGGCCTCCCCTCCCGCCGCAGCACGAGCGGCCCGGCGCCGGGGGGTGCCGGTCCGAGACCGAGCCGTTCCGCTTCGCGGCGCAGGCGCTCGGCCCTCAACAGCGACGCGCGCTCGGCGGCGTAACGCCTGCGCTCTTCGCGCAGGCGCGCGAGCCGCTCTTCCAGTCGCGCCGCATCCTTTTGCCAGACGAGTCCCGGGACCTGCGCGGCGGCCTGCAGGAGCAGCGGGAGGAGGAGCCCCAGGAGGGCCAAGACGATGCGCGCCAGACCCGCGACGACCACGGGAGGGGACGCGGCCGCCGGCGGGCGATTGACGACACCGGCCGGGAGGCTCATCGGCGCACCCCCCAGCGCAGGCGCGCGGAACGCGCCCGCGGGTTGGCCGCGACCTCGCCGGGGTCCGGCCGGAGGGCCCGGCGCTGGACCAGCTCGATCCATTGGAGCGCGCCGCAGGTGCAGGGGTCTCCCCGGCGGCAGCGGCAGGGCTCGGCGAGACGCCGGAGGGTGCGCTTGACGATCCGGTCCTCGAGGCTGTGGAAGGCGATCACCGCGATGCGGCCGCCGGCTGGCAGGCGCTCCACCAGTCCCGACAGCGCCTCCGCCAGCCCGGAGAGTTCGTCGTTCACGGCGATCCGGAGCGCCTGGAACGTGCGCGTGGCGGGGTCGAGGCGGCGGCGGCCCCGGGCCGGCACGACTCCCCGGACGAAGTCCGCCAGCTCCCGCGTCGTGCGGAAGGGGCGGCGCTTCCTCGCCTCCACCAGCCGCCGGGCGAGCTTCTTCGCCGCGCGCTCCTCTCCGTACTCGGAGAGGATCCGGGCCAGCTCCGGTTCGGAGGCGTGAGCCAGGATCTCGGCGGCGGTCGGGCCGGGGCGGTCCCGGTCGAAGCGCATGTCCAACGGGCCGTCGAGCCTGAAGGAGAATCCGCGCTCCGGATCGTCCACCTGGTGCGAGCCGAGCCCGAGATCGAGCAGGACGGCGTCCGGGCGCCGGCCGAGCCGGTCGAGCAGGGCCGGGGCCTCCCGGTAGTCGCAGTGGAACAGCCTCACCCGCTCGCCGAACCGCTGCAGGCGGCGCCGGGCGAGCGCCAGCGCCGAGGCGTCCCGGTCGAGGCCGATCAGCTCGGCTCCCTCGCCGGCCGCCTCGAGCCACGCCTCGGCGTGCCCCCCCGGACCGACCGTGCCGTCGAGGAGCAGGGCGCCCGGTCGGGGCGCGAGCGCTTCGAGCACTTCCGGCACCATCACCGGTCGATGCCTGGCGGGAGGATCGACCATGCACGCCGCTCCGTACGGCACGTCTACAGCCCGTACTGCGCGAGCTGGGCCAGCTGCTCGGGCGTCAGGACCGGCGGCTGCTCGCGGAACCGCGCGTGGTCGCACAGCTCGAGGACGCGCTGTTTGCCGAAGACGGACACCTCTCCGTTGAAGCGGGCCCGCTCGCGGAGGAGGGGGTGGATCAGGATCCGTCCTTGCCGGTCCACGCTGGTTTCGCGTCCCCAGTAGCTGAGCGTGAGCTTGTAGTGGTCGAGCAGGGGGTCGGTGGAGTTGAGCTTCGCCAACCGGGTCTCGAGGTCGCGGAAGACCGGCAGGGGGTAGACCTGTGCGCGAACCCCGTCGAGGGAGGTGATGTACACGCGCCGGCCCTCGCCGCAGAGCGAAAGGAAGGTGTCGAGGAACTCGGCCGGAATCTTGATCCGCCCCTTGGCGTCGACCCGGGCCGTCGCGTGTCCCCGCAGCATCGCCGCTCCCACCCGGCCCGGGGGCCGGGGCCCGCTCCTCAGTCCCGGTCGTGGAAGCCCACCGAAAGCGTCCCAGCGGGGAGATCCGGCGCCGGCAGGGCCCGCGCCGGGCTGGGCCTCCCACCACGGCCCACCTTCTCCCACCGGGACTCTACGGCGGTCGTCCGGACTGTGTCAACCCCGTTTGGGAACTTCCTTCCTTTTCAGGGGCTTAGACACGAGGGCCGCGGCCCGGAGGCCGCGGCCCCGAACGGTGCGCGCCGGATCCGTCAGTTGGAGCCGTCGTTGGCCCCTCCTTCTCGGTTCTTCGGAGGCTTGAACCTCACGTCCGGCCACGGCTCGGGCCCCTCGGCTCCCCCGTCGGGGCGCTGGCGCCGGAGCGGCCGGACCGCGACGCTCGCCCGGCTCTCCTCGCCGTCGGCCGGCCGGGCGGTGTAGCCCACCAGGGGCATGCCGTCCGTCAGGAAGAGGCTGGGATGGCTCGCGACCTCCGTGTCGTCGCTGAGCCGCTCGGGCGGCGAGAAGACCGTGCCGGTGCGGCTATCGAGGTAGGAGACGACCACCGCGGCCTGCTCCGGCAACGGCCCGCGCTGCCACCAGGCGAGGATCCCGGTTCCGTCCGGGAGGAAGAGAAGCCGGGGGTCGAGGTCGTCCATCCCGTTGGCGACGCCAAGCAGCTGGGGCGCGGTCCAGACGCGGCCGACGGCCCGGGAGACGGCGATGTCCCATTCGCCGCCCGCCCTGTAGGCCCAGGTCGCCCAGAGCCGGCCGTTCGCGTCCTCGGCCATGAAGACCGGTCCGTCCGCGGCCGACCGGTCGTGGTAGGTCGGAACGAGGTCGTGCGGGCGCACGCCCGCGGTGGCGCCCCGGGGAAGCGAGCCCAGGGCGGGCAGGCCCGCCGCGAGCAGGACGATCGGGGCGAGTCGGCTCGCGAGGCCTTTCATCGTCCACCCCCTTTCTGGATGTACTGGTCGAACTCCCTCACCTCGGGGAGCTCCTGCTCGAGGTGGGGCCTCAGGTACTTCAGTCGCCCCAGGGCGACACGAGCCTCGGTGGCGTTCCCTTCGGCTTCCGCGATGCGCCACAGGTAGAAGGCGTTCAGGAACAGGATGTCGACGTACTGGACGTCTCCGCTCGAGGCGATGGCGTTCGACTGGGTCATGTAGCGTCTCGCGATGTCGTAGTTCCCCCGGTGGTAGTACAGCTCCGCCAGACACGCCCCCGCCGAGGCGACGGTCCAGCGGTGACCCGCCTTCCGTGCTTCCTCCTGCGCTTCCTTGAGCAGGCGGACGCCCTCGTGGAACTGCCCCCTGGCGCCGTAGAGCAGGCCCAGGTTCCGCTTGACCTTGAGGGCCTCCTTCACATTTCCGAGTTCGCGGTACCTCTTGAGAGCCTCGTGCCAGTGTTCGAGCGCCTCGTCGAGGCGGCCGCGGTCCTGCAGGATCCGGCCGAGGCAATGATGGGCGAACGCCTCGAGGCTCCGCTGGCCGCTCCTCCGGGCGAGCTCCATCGACCGCTCCGCCTCGATCTCGGCGAGGAGATAGTCACCGAAACTGGCGTGGACGTTGCTCAGCTCCAGAAGGGCCCGCACCTTCAGCCCGTCGTCGAGCCGGTCTTCGTGCCGGAGGAGCTGCCGCAGCTCGTACTCCGCGAGGCTGATCTTCCGCATGAGGTAGAGCGTGATGGCGCACGACAGGCGGACGCGGGCCGCGGCCGGCGTGTCGCCTTCGCCCCGCTCCTCGAGGAGTTGCCGCGCCTTCTGATAGTGGGCGTACGCGCGCCCGTACTCGCCCACGGCACGGGCCGCTCGGGCGTCGCGCAGAATCTCGTCGACGTCGTCGCTCTCCGGCGCATGCCGCTCGAGTTCCTCGAGGTCGACCACGTCGGAGAAGGTCTGGATGGAGACGTTGAAGATCCGGGCGAGGGTGCGCAGCTTGTCGAACGAGGGGTAGCACAGCCCCTTCTCGTAGCGGCTGAGCTGGGAGTTGTCGATCTCCCCGCCTTGCTGGCGCGCCTTTTCCTCGACCTTCCTGAGGGAGTAACCGTAGCCCTGCCGCAGGCGGCGCAAATACAGGCCGAGCTTCTCGCTACCCCTGGGCGCGGCGGACCGCCGCCGCTGCTTGGGCTCGCTCGGACGGTCCTCCCATCTCCTCCTGCTACGGCGTGCCGGCTCCGTCATCCGAGAACCCTCCGGCCCCTTACTAACAATGTCGGGGCCGTTCGTGGAACCGGTCACCGCGCATTGGTGCGGTGCCGGTGCAGCACCCGCCGGCTGGGGTCTCGAGGTCCCGCCGCCCCTCGCCGCCATCTTACTACGGCTCCAACCCTGGAGAACCGGGCCCGGGCCCACCGGGAGCCGCGGCTGGCGTCACCTTTTGGGTACGTCTAATTGACGGGAGCCGGGGGGGAGCCTAGACTCGCGAGGCGGGGGCCGGCGGGCCCGCCGCGCCGATGAGGAGCGGCCCGACGTGCGCGGAATGCTGTCGCGGCAACCGGAGAAGGCGGTGCGCCGGCTCCTGCTGCGGGCGGTGGTGCTCTTCGCCCTGCTGCTGGCCTCGGACGTGATCCTCGTCGCCTGGCTCTTCTTCCACGATTTCGACCAGCGGGCCGTGCGGAGCAAGATGATCGAGGCGATCGAGGCGGCGCGCGCGATGGCGGGGGAGATCAGCGCCGAGCTGGCGCCGGGGGGCGCGATCGACCACCTCCGCGTGATCGAAAAGCGGGCCGTTCTCGGCCGGGTCATCGACCGGTACACCGCCCGGCTGCGGGTGGTCGATTTCGTCGAGGTTCTCACGCCGGACGGCCGCCTGCTCTTCCGGAAGAGCCGCCGGCGCGAGGCGGTGGCGAACACCGGCCAGGCGTTCGGTGGGGCGGCGCCCCCCAGCCCCGACGCGCCGCCGGCGCCGGCGATTCCCCGCGTTCCGGGCCGGACGTTCGCGCTTCGCGGCGTGACGCGGGATCAGGTGGTCGAGGTTCCGCTCGCGGCGCAGACGGGCGCCGTTCGTGTCGGCCTCGACCCGAACGCCCTGCAGGCCGAGTTCGAGCGCCAGCGGCGTTCGCTCGTCCTCCAGCTTCTCTTCGGGGGCGCGGTCAGCCTGCTCCTGCTGGCGGTGGCCTTCCTCTACGTCCTGCGGATGGTCCACCGCGTCCGCCGCCTCGAGGCCGAGGCGCAGCGCGCGGACCAGCTCGCGGCTCTCGGCA contains these protein-coding regions:
- a CDS encoding tetratricopeptide repeat protein — protein: MAARGGGTSRPQPAGAAPAPHQCAVTGSTNGPDIVSKGPEGSRMTEPARRSRRRWEDRPSEPKQRRRSAAPRGSEKLGLYLRRLRQGYGYSLRKVEEKARQQGGEIDNSQLSRYEKGLCYPSFDKLRTLARIFNVSIQTFSDVVDLEELERHAPESDDVDEILRDARAARAVGEYGRAYAHYQKARQLLEERGEGDTPAAARVRLSCAITLYLMRKISLAEYELRQLLRHEDRLDDGLKVRALLELSNVHASFGDYLLAEIEAERSMELARRSGQRSLEAFAHHCLGRILQDRGRLDEALEHWHEALKRYRELGNVKEALKVKRNLGLLYGARGQFHEGVRLLKEAQEEARKAGHRWTVASAGACLAELYYHRGNYDIARRYMTQSNAIASSGDVQYVDILFLNAFYLWRIAEAEGNATEARVALGRLKYLRPHLEQELPEVREFDQYIQKGGGR
- the rsmH gene encoding 16S rRNA (cytosine(1402)-N(4))-methyltransferase RsmH, which gives rise to MVDPPARHRPVMVPEVLEALAPRPGALLLDGTVGPGGHAEAWLEAAGEGAELIGLDRDASALALARRRLQRFGERVRLFHCDYREAPALLDRLGRRPDAVLLDLGLGSHQVDDPERGFSFRLDGPLDMRFDRDRPGPTAAEILAHASEPELARILSEYGEERAAKKLARRLVEARKRRPFRTTRELADFVRGVVPARGRRRLDPATRTFQALRIAVNDELSGLAEALSGLVERLPAGGRIAVIAFHSLEDRIVKRTLRRLAEPCRCRRGDPCTCGALQWIELVQRRALRPDPGEVAANPRARSARLRWGVRR
- a CDS encoding division/cell wall cluster transcriptional repressor MraZ, which codes for MLRGHATARVDAKGRIKIPAEFLDTFLSLCGEGRRVYITSLDGVRAQVYPLPVFRDLETRLAKLNSTDPLLDHYKLTLSYWGRETSVDRQGRILIHPLLRERARFNGEVSVFGKQRVLELCDHARFREQPPVLTPEQLAQLAQYGL